GAAGCGCTTACCTTCCTTAAAAATAGGTCGATTAGTCGCTCGACTAAACGTATCAAATTCTTCCCAGGTGACTTCATATTTATTGATTGAAAAACTATCAAGGGTCACCCTATGCAGAAAATCATCGTCTTTGTCAGAGCTCCAGTGGGCTAAGAATTGGCTACCATCACTGTTGCGCTCTAGCTTACCGAAGTCCCCCATGATAAAACTGCCGCCTTTGACAAAGACCATATTATCAAGGGTTTGTTGGATTACCCGTTTAATATCTGACTCTAAGGTTGGCGCATCGTCAGAGGGTGATTGACAGGCAGAAATCAGCCCTGATAGAGCTAAAATGGATGATAGTAAATGGTTGCGTGTTGGCATGATCATAATTTGATTGAGTCTATGCATATTATCGATGGATAGGTGTTGGATTGTTGACAACACACCGTAAGCCGACATAGTCGGCTTTATCGGGTTCGACAGAGTCCCGGTTAACCACTAAATTAAATCGACTTGAGGAATCATAGCTCCCGCCGCGAATGACCTTTTTAACGCCAGTTATAGGGCCTTGAGGGTTTAGCTCAGGTGAGTGTTGGTAATAGTCTTCAGCGTACCAATCCTTAACATATTCGCTAACGTTGCCTGACATATGGTGTAGCCCAAGCGGGTTAGGCGGATAGTAATCACCAACCATCGCATGTTTAGGGTCATCATTCCAGCCGCTGATATTAGAGCCATTTCTATCAATCATGCCATCGTTCGTCGCAAAGGGTACATTTAGCCCTCTACTACGAGCGGCATACTCCCACTGCGCCTCGGTCGGCATATCAAAGGCCAAACCAGTTTGCTTGGCCAACCAATCACAATAGGCTTTGGCTTCATTCCAATTAGGCATAAACGCAGGTATTTGTGGTTTGTGGAACCATAAACCGTCTTCATATAGTTGCCGATTAGTCGCTCGGCTAAAGGTATCAAACTCCTCCCAAGTGACCTCATATTTGTTGATCGAGAAACTATCAAGGGTCACCCTATGCAGAAAGTCATCGTCTTTGTCAGAGCTCCAGTGGGCTAAGAATTGGCTACCATCACTGTTACGCTCTAGCTTACCGAAGTCCCCCATGATAAAACTGCCGCCTTCGACAAAGACCATATTATCAAGTGTTTGTTGGATTACCCGTTTAATATCTGACTCTAAGGTTGGTGCATCGTCAGAGGGTGACTGACAGGCAGAGAGCAGCCCGGATAGAGCTAAAATGGACGATAGTAAATGGTTGCGTGTTGGCATGATCATAATTTGATTGAGTCTATGCATATTATCGATGGATAGGTGTTGGATTGTTGACTACACACCGTAAGCCGACATAGTCGGCTTTATCGGGTTCGACAGAGTCTCGATTAATCACCAAATTAAACCGGCTTGAAGAGGCATTACTCCCTCCGCGAATGACTTTTTTAACACCAGTTGTAGGGCCTTGTGGGTTTAGTTCAGGCGAGTGTTGATAGTAGTCTTCTGCGTACCAATCTTTTACATACTCAGCAACATTGCCAGACATATGGTGAAGCCCTAATGGGTTCGCTGGGTAATAATCACCTGCAACAGGGTCGACCTCCAAATCATAAAATCCGCTAATATTAGAGCCATTGCGGTCAATCATTCCATCATTCGTGCCAAACGGTACATTCAGCCCCCGACTTCGAGCCGCATATTCCCACTGCGCTTCGGTGGGCATATCAAAGGCCAAGCCACTCTGCTTGGCCAACCAGTCGCAAAAGGCTTTAGCCTCATACCAATTGGGCATATAAGCGGGGATATTAGGCCGGTGGAAGCGCTTACCTTCCTTAAAAATAGGTCGATTAGTCGCTCGACTAAACGTATCAAATTCTTCCCAGGTGACTTCATATTTATTGATTGAAAAACTATCAAGGGTCACTCTATGCAGAAAATCATCGTCTTTGTCAGAGCTCCAGTGGGCTAAGAATTGGCTACCATCACTGTTGCGCTCTAGCTTACCGAAGTCCCCCATGATAAAACTGCCGCCTTCGACAAAGACGATATTATCAAGGGTTTGTTGGGTTACCCGTTCAATATCTGACTCTAAGGTTGGGGTATCATCAGAGGGTGACTGACAGGCAGAAATCAGCCCTGATAGAACTAAAATAGACAATAGAAGATGGTAGCGTTTTGGCATGATTATAATTTTATTGAAGCTGTGCATATTATTGATGGATAGGCGCTGGATTATTAATTACACACCGTAAGCCGACATAGTCGGCTTTATCGGGTTCGACGGCATGACGTCGTATAGTCATGTTAAAGCGGCTAGAGGATGCGTTACTGCCACCCCGTACTGTTTTTTTAACACCAGTTTTAGGGCCTTGGGGATTTATCTCAGGAGAATGTTGGTAATAGTCTTCTAAATACCAATCCTTAACATACTCGTCTATGTTGCCGGACATATGATGAAGCCCTAACGGGTTGGGAGGGTAGTAGTCGCCTCTTACAGGGTGCTTTTGAGAGTCGCTCCCGCCTTTAATGTTAGAGCCGTTAAAGTCAATCAATCCATCATTCGTCGCAAACGGTACGTTGAGCCCTCTGCTGCGAGCCGCATACTCCCACTGCGCCTCAGTCGGCATATCAAAGGCCAAGCCACTCTGCTCGGCTAACCAGTCACAATAGG
This genomic window from Alkalimarinus sediminis contains:
- a CDS encoding formylglycine-generating enzyme family protein, whose translation is MIMPTRNHLLSSILALSGLLSACQSPSDDAPTLESDIKRVIQQTLDNMVFVEGGSFIMGDFGKLERNSDGSQFLAHWSSDKDDDFLHRVTLDSFSINKYEVTWEEFDTFSRATNRPIFKAGKWFHLAEVPAYMPNWYEAKAYCDWLAEQSGLAFDMPTEAQWEYAARSRGLNVPFATNDGLIDFNGSNIKGGSDSQKHPVRGDYYPPNPLGLHHMSGNIDEYVKDWYLEDYYQHSPEINPQGPKTGVKKTVRGGSNASSSRFNMTIRRHAVEPDKADYVGLRCVINNPAPIHQ
- a CDS encoding formylglycine-generating enzyme family protein; the encoded protein is MPKRYHLLLSILVLSGLISACQSPSDDTPTLESDIERVTQQTLDNIVFVEGGSFIMGDFGKLERNSDGSQFLAHWSSDKDDDFLHRVTLDSFSINKYEVTWEEFDTFSRATNRPIFKEGKRFHRPNIPAYMPNWYEAKAFCDWLAKQSGLAFDMPTEAQWEYAARSRGLNVPFGTNDGMIDRNGSNISGFYDLEVDPVAGDYYPANPLGLHHMSGNVAEYVKDWYAEDYYQHSPELNPQGPTTGVKKVIRGGSNASSSRFNLVINRDSVEPDKADYVGLRCVVNNPTPIHR
- a CDS encoding formylglycine-generating enzyme family protein, coding for MIMPTRNHLLSSILALSGLLSACQSPSDDAPTLESDIKRVIQQTLDNMVFVEGGSFIMGDFGKLERNSDGSQFLAHWSSDKDDDFLHRVTLDSFSINKYEVTWEEFDTFSRATNRQLYEDGLWFHKPQIPAFMPNWNEAKAYCDWLAKQTGLAFDMPTEAQWEYAARSRGLNVPFATNDGMIDRNGSNISGWNDDPKHAMVGDYYPPNPLGLHHMSGNVSEYVKDWYAEDYYQHSPELNPQGPITGVKKVIRGGSYDSSSRFNLVVNRDSVEPDKADYVGLRCVVNNPTPIHR